One Gimesia aquarii DNA segment encodes these proteins:
- a CDS encoding DUF1080 domain-containing protein gives MKPHYFSVLTCLSIFLSLPQTADSQTPGNWQSISVDGLDEWSDPGKWWSSEKGVIVAESVGGKSLPKIHHLIWDGKLKDNFEFRLEYRIISSAPQDAGVYFLVDRSRKVNKKGNLAGYQAELDTANLYSTNRWQREGKLFGHIFDGKRHRMFKRGNRVRIEANGTEKIKPLPQSFQATKVFRKPPEWNNCLVRVKGDMVQLYLNGNLANEIVDRVVAKRPSGDAIALQFRPNGAYRFEVRRLKFRTLD, from the coding sequence ATGAAACCACATTATTTTAGCGTTCTTACTTGTTTGAGTATATTCCTCTCACTACCTCAGACTGCTGATTCCCAGACACCCGGAAACTGGCAATCAATCAGTGTTGATGGTCTTGATGAATGGAGCGATCCAGGCAAATGGTGGTCATCAGAAAAGGGAGTCATCGTCGCTGAGTCGGTTGGCGGGAAATCGCTACCGAAAATTCACCATTTGATTTGGGACGGCAAGCTAAAAGATAATTTCGAATTCCGACTGGAATATCGAATCATAAGTAGTGCGCCACAGGATGCTGGAGTCTATTTTCTTGTGGATCGAAGTCGAAAGGTTAATAAGAAGGGGAATCTAGCCGGATATCAGGCCGAATTAGATACCGCCAATCTTTATAGCACCAATCGATGGCAACGCGAGGGCAAGTTATTCGGTCACATTTTTGATGGAAAGCGACACCGAATGTTTAAACGTGGCAACCGAGTCAGAATCGAGGCAAATGGAACGGAAAAGATAAAGCCTCTTCCACAGTCATTTCAAGCGACTAAGGTTTTTCGGAAGCCACCTGAGTGGAATAATTGTCTGGTCCGAGTCAAAGGCGATATGGTTCAACTTTATTTGAATGGAAATCTGGCCAACGAAATCGTCGATCGTGTTGTCGCGAAACGGCCATCTGGCGATGCAATTGCACTACAATTTCGACCCAACGGTGCCTATCGATTTGAAGTCAGAAGACTGAAGTTCAGAACGCTTGACTAG
- a CDS encoding GNAT family N-acetyltransferase, translating to MIVIRRACESDVEAISEMFQIAYGDDYFYPQYYDIQSLKRMILSDDTLFLVAEESDTGAVLGTASVLLEVGAHADLLAEFGRLVVHPQGRGQGIGGKLMKARVEFVQDRLHVGIVENRSAHEFSQRISHQHGFHPVGLLPNKFQLGDRESAALYVCHFGHALELRRNHPHLIPEIYPLAKLALENCQLNCDAIIEAEPRAYPHVKQFQIQEMESELYPVLLRFERGRIKHREIFGRMRLHYGLFQLRVSQGQYLLAYRDGVMVGAIGFMIDEHERTGKIFELVSLDDSPIYYLVSELVRRCREEYGIDYLEVDVSAFSTQMQQTLLENGFLPAAYIPAMVFHDVERLDIVRMVCLLTTWNGDALQVFEPGKPIADLVDQSLRLRTALPKLIQAVKTAPLFAGLSEEQQQYVAASAELETLPEGRVLFRPEDPADKIRVIISGEIEIQNCHAKTVGTIGPDESLGDLASVSEPSHRVLARVKSHGQAMLFSRDSLQQLVHTRPDIGMILFRNHACELADKLQRMNVHALFKQE from the coding sequence ATGATCGTGATTCGAAGAGCCTGTGAGTCCGATGTCGAAGCAATCAGCGAAATGTTTCAGATTGCCTATGGCGACGATTATTTCTACCCCCAGTATTATGACATCCAATCGCTCAAACGAATGATCTTGAGTGACGACACGCTGTTTCTGGTCGCAGAGGAGTCTGATACGGGTGCGGTTCTTGGAACAGCATCTGTCCTGTTGGAGGTCGGCGCACATGCCGATCTCCTTGCCGAATTCGGTCGTCTGGTTGTCCATCCTCAAGGCCGCGGTCAGGGGATTGGCGGAAAATTGATGAAGGCACGTGTGGAATTCGTTCAAGACCGATTGCATGTGGGGATTGTCGAGAATCGGAGCGCCCATGAGTTTTCCCAACGCATCTCACACCAACATGGTTTTCATCCAGTCGGCTTGCTGCCCAACAAATTTCAACTCGGCGATCGGGAATCAGCGGCCTTATATGTCTGTCACTTCGGACATGCACTCGAACTTCGACGTAACCATCCACATCTCATTCCAGAAATCTATCCGCTGGCCAAACTCGCGCTGGAGAACTGCCAGCTGAATTGTGATGCCATTATCGAGGCAGAGCCACGGGCTTATCCGCATGTCAAACAGTTTCAGATCCAGGAGATGGAGTCGGAACTATATCCGGTACTACTCCGCTTTGAACGGGGCCGGATCAAACATCGGGAAATCTTCGGACGGATGCGACTGCACTATGGTCTGTTTCAATTACGTGTCAGTCAGGGACAATACCTGCTCGCGTATCGTGATGGTGTGATGGTGGGTGCCATTGGATTCATGATTGATGAACATGAACGAACCGGAAAAATCTTTGAACTGGTTTCTCTCGATGATTCACCCATTTACTATCTGGTCTCCGAACTTGTCAGGCGCTGCCGGGAAGAATACGGTATTGACTATCTGGAAGTAGACGTCAGCGCATTCTCAACTCAAATGCAACAGACACTGTTGGAGAACGGATTTCTGCCTGCCGCCTATATTCCGGCAATGGTATTTCACGATGTCGAGCGTTTGGATATCGTGCGTATGGTCTGCCTCCTGACGACCTGGAATGGGGATGCATTACAAGTGTTTGAACCGGGGAAACCCATTGCAGACCTGGTGGATCAATCACTCAGGTTGAGAACGGCACTTCCCAAACTGATTCAGGCCGTGAAAACAGCCCCTTTGTTTGCAGGGTTGTCGGAAGAACAACAACAGTATGTCGCCGCTTCAGCAGAACTGGAAACGCTGCCAGAAGGGCGTGTCTTGTTTCGCCCGGAGGATCCTGCTGACAAAATCCGCGTGATCATTTCCGGAGAAATTGAGATTCAGAATTGTCACGCAAAGACCGTCGGTACCATCGGGCCTGATGAATCGCTGGGCGATCTGGCCTCGGTCTCGGAACCCTCTCATCGCGTCTTGGCGCGCGTAAAGAGCCACGGTCAAGCGATGCTCTTTTCCAGAGACTCACTCCAGCAACTCGTTCACACCCGTCCTGACATCGGCATGATCCTGTTTCGTAATCACGCTTGTGAGTTGGCTGACAAGCTACAACGCATGAATGTGCACGCACTCTTCAAACAGGAGTGA
- the mutL gene encoding DNA mismatch repair endonuclease MutL: MESISRIHQLDTSVINKIAAGEVIERPASAVKELLDNSVDALATRIEVDIMNGGADLIRVVDNGEGIHPDDLLLAVSSHATSKITSADDLFSVQTMGFRGEALASISEVSQFRIRTRTADQSQGLEFEVNTGAAGKPQPCGCPLGTSIEIRQLFANTPVRRKFLKTTKTEFGHISEQFTRAALAHPRLYMVLRHNSKVIFDLPPSDNLIDRLRLFYGKKLADHLIWVESEVDDIRIWGYVSHPSQNKSTRKGQYLFLNGRWIQDRTLQHALTEAYRGLLMVGRQPISFLYLDMPASMVDVNVHPTKSEVRFRDGQNLYRQLLSTLRSQFLSMDLQTQMSLTKKGDIDPGSIASPEIPQQKQTQMDLTSWAKEQLGQAIEERPSIQVSSTPRSISSRPEPARPLSSQSTTDRESTTLAKFQEAAERSLSQSEEVSTEPVLIPESDRQEDQFAEVATADLRPIQVLNCYIVVEIKGALTIIDQHALHERIMYEYFRKRVLAQSVESQKLLVPLTIEMSPKETALILDHAEMLNSFGLGIEEFGGNTLLVNSYPVMLQRVNLEQLVRDIADNLDQSKQPSRRDLLDDLITMMSCKAAIKAGQRLTQEEIFSLLEQRHLIDDAHHCPHGRPSALVLSHAELDRQFGRMG, from the coding sequence GTGGAATCGATTTCCCGCATTCATCAACTCGATACCAGTGTGATTAACAAGATCGCCGCGGGGGAAGTCATCGAGCGTCCAGCCAGTGCTGTGAAAGAGTTGCTCGATAACAGTGTCGATGCACTGGCTACCCGCATCGAAGTCGACATCATGAATGGGGGGGCCGACCTGATTCGCGTCGTCGATAACGGCGAAGGCATTCACCCTGACGATTTATTGCTCGCCGTTTCCAGCCATGCTACCAGTAAAATTACTTCAGCCGATGATCTCTTCAGCGTGCAGACCATGGGCTTTCGCGGCGAGGCACTGGCTTCGATTTCCGAAGTCAGCCAGTTTCGCATTCGCACACGCACCGCCGATCAATCTCAGGGCCTCGAATTTGAAGTCAACACCGGAGCCGCCGGTAAACCACAGCCTTGTGGCTGCCCTTTAGGAACGTCGATTGAAATCAGGCAGCTCTTTGCCAATACACCAGTGCGACGTAAATTCCTGAAAACGACCAAAACCGAGTTTGGTCATATCAGCGAGCAGTTTACCCGCGCGGCACTCGCACATCCTCGACTCTACATGGTGTTACGCCACAATAGTAAAGTCATCTTTGATCTGCCCCCTTCAGATAATCTGATCGATCGCCTGCGTCTGTTTTATGGAAAGAAACTGGCCGATCACTTGATCTGGGTTGAGTCGGAAGTGGATGACATTCGCATTTGGGGATATGTGTCTCATCCCAGTCAAAATAAATCGACTCGCAAAGGACAGTACCTGTTTTTGAATGGTCGCTGGATTCAAGATCGCACGCTGCAGCATGCGTTGACCGAAGCCTATCGAGGACTACTCATGGTGGGGCGACAACCGATCTCGTTCCTCTATCTTGATATGCCGGCTTCGATGGTTGATGTAAATGTGCATCCGACGAAATCGGAAGTGCGGTTTCGGGATGGCCAGAATCTGTATCGTCAGTTACTTTCTACGTTGCGCAGTCAGTTTCTAAGTATGGACTTGCAAACGCAGATGTCACTGACGAAAAAAGGTGACATTGATCCTGGTTCAATTGCATCACCTGAAATACCCCAGCAAAAACAAACACAAATGGACCTGACCAGTTGGGCGAAGGAACAATTGGGACAGGCGATCGAAGAGCGTCCTTCGATACAAGTGAGCTCTACACCGCGTTCAATTTCCAGCAGACCCGAACCGGCCAGACCACTTAGCAGTCAGAGTACGACGGACCGTGAGAGCACAACGCTTGCCAAGTTTCAGGAAGCCGCCGAACGTTCGTTGTCACAATCTGAAGAGGTCAGTACAGAGCCTGTTCTGATTCCGGAAAGTGATCGGCAGGAAGATCAATTTGCGGAAGTCGCGACCGCAGATTTGAGACCGATTCAAGTGTTGAACTGCTACATCGTCGTTGAGATCAAAGGGGCGCTCACAATCATCGATCAGCATGCACTCCATGAACGAATTATGTATGAATATTTCCGGAAGCGTGTGTTGGCCCAGTCTGTCGAGTCGCAAAAGTTACTCGTCCCTTTGACGATTGAGATGAGTCCCAAGGAGACGGCTCTCATTCTGGACCATGCGGAGATGCTCAACAGCTTTGGTCTAGGCATTGAAGAATTCGGCGGCAACACTCTATTGGTAAACAGCTATCCTGTGATGTTACAGCGGGTGAATCTGGAACAGTTAGTGCGTGATATTGCGGATAACCTCGATCAATCCAAACAACCTTCCCGGCGTGACCTGCTGGATGATTTAATCACGATGATGTCGTGTAAAGCCGCCATCAAAGCAGGCCAACGTTTGACGCAGGAAGAAATCTTCAGTCTGCTTGAGCAACGTCATCTCATCGACGACGCCCATCATTGTCCGCATGGAAGACCCTCGGCATTAGTACTCAGCCATGCCGAACTCGATCGACAATTCGGTCGTATGGGGTAG
- a CDS encoding neutral/alkaline non-lysosomal ceramidase N-terminal domain-containing protein has translation MIYRILIVALFLPVVAMAQPNPPKVFRAGAATSNITPFLGTDLIGGFHPRGSVHIHDELHARCLVLDDGKTQLVIVIIDNVKFPTELHDPTKKLIQQTTGLAPENVLIAATHTHSAPSLRGTSYLKLNEPLDDYQKFVIRRIADGVQRAFHNLEPARIGWGKGKVPQHVFNRRWLLKDRQTGSSPFGEVELAVMNPGGYLKVLDKPAGPVNPTVYVLSVESTSGRPIALLANYWLHYVGGVGKGHISADYFGMFARQLTRLHAEPGQDPPFVGMLSNGASGDVNNNDYANYNKPGKKRYARYEKMREVADDVAREVLRVEKSITYQNWVPLDAAAERVTLKRRRPTETQVRRAKELLKNATLEAQQDRQFSRRVTFARRAIEASEWPETEDAFVQVLRIGDLCLAALPFEVFVEIGFDIQMQSPFKETFVFGLANGDLGYLPSPRQHELGGYETWLTVSHAEVGASPKLIKKLIELSRRIHPKLAK, from the coding sequence ATGATTTATCGAATTCTGATCGTGGCGTTATTTCTGCCTGTGGTTGCCATGGCACAACCGAATCCACCAAAAGTCTTTCGTGCTGGCGCAGCGACCAGTAATATCACCCCCTTTCTGGGAACCGATCTGATTGGTGGCTTTCATCCTCGTGGCTCAGTTCATATCCATGATGAACTGCATGCGCGGTGCCTTGTCCTTGATGATGGGAAGACGCAACTGGTGATTGTCATCATCGATAATGTCAAATTTCCCACCGAGCTCCACGATCCGACGAAGAAACTCATCCAGCAAACAACGGGCCTTGCTCCCGAAAATGTGCTGATCGCGGCCACGCATACGCACTCGGCACCGAGCCTGCGGGGGACTAGTTATCTTAAGCTCAACGAACCACTGGATGACTACCAGAAATTTGTCATTCGCCGGATTGCGGATGGTGTGCAGCGGGCGTTTCATAATCTGGAACCGGCCCGCATCGGCTGGGGCAAAGGGAAAGTGCCTCAGCATGTGTTTAACCGCCGCTGGCTTCTGAAAGATCGGCAGACGGGTTCCAGTCCGTTTGGTGAGGTAGAGCTTGCTGTCATGAATCCTGGCGGCTACCTGAAAGTCCTCGACAAGCCAGCGGGCCCCGTTAATCCCACAGTCTATGTGCTGTCTGTTGAATCGACTTCGGGCCGTCCGATTGCCCTGCTGGCCAACTACTGGCTGCACTATGTCGGTGGCGTCGGCAAAGGTCATATTTCAGCCGATTACTTTGGCATGTTTGCCCGACAGCTCACGCGGCTGCATGCCGAGCCAGGACAAGATCCTCCATTTGTTGGCATGCTCAGCAATGGTGCCAGCGGAGACGTGAATAATAATGACTATGCAAATTACAACAAGCCTGGCAAGAAACGTTACGCGCGTTATGAAAAAATGCGCGAGGTTGCGGACGACGTCGCCCGGGAAGTGCTTCGCGTCGAAAAATCCATTACATATCAGAACTGGGTTCCCTTAGATGCGGCCGCAGAGAGGGTGACTCTGAAGCGTCGCCGTCCCACAGAGACGCAGGTGCGGCGCGCAAAGGAATTGCTCAAGAACGCCACTCTTGAAGCCCAACAGGATCGTCAGTTCTCACGACGCGTTACCTTTGCCCGCCGGGCCATTGAAGCCTCAGAATGGCCGGAAACGGAAGACGCTTTCGTCCAGGTTTTACGCATTGGTGATCTGTGCCTGGCCGCACTCCCCTTTGAAGTGTTTGTCGAAATCGGTTTCGACATACAAATGCAAAGCCCCTTCAAAGAGACATTCGTATTTGGCCTGGCCAATGGAGATCTCGGCTATTTACCATCGCCCCGCCAGCATGAACTGGGCGGATATGAAACATGGCTCACCGTCTCACACGCCGAGGTCGGTGCCTCACCAAAACTGATCAAGAAGCTGATCGAACTATCTCGTCGCATTCATCCCAAGTTGGCGAAGTAG
- a CDS encoding tetratricopeptide repeat protein, with amino-acid sequence MIQEMKDQRDKVDALKYVAEQLAKKGQSKQALEITETVLEKDNKALFRATIGSALAEKGDKSAALPLLKESIEILPAIQDPRKKIMLYDVIIKFQVKLGEVKQALDLIQTVEHENLQQMLLSEVVSTLAQTGDTEQAIKLAEKIENLQFNGDHLSSIAEALVKAGQFDQALAIAQEISSPSKKTTALESIILGLVKAGKSKQALEILVQIDMFNERTSFPRNLAKAFVKVGDLKSALLVANKFKDLNPKEFYLSEITKTLAEEGEIQQALEVTQKMTQRNIQGAALTKVVSALVKMGKEKQALDVVRQIVDVDAHASAINEFASAASKAGKYEHALELVQSIQPQEHNVFYLKMMVKNLFESGEREQALAILQDAAKAPNDPKNKSVLRANIMMLATEPFPKKMTDDSDDRTVFRMKKTFTPQEKQLAQQMLEVF; translated from the coding sequence GTGATTCAGGAAATGAAAGACCAAAGAGACAAAGTCGATGCACTGAAATATGTCGCCGAGCAACTGGCAAAAAAAGGGCAATCAAAACAGGCTCTTGAAATCACTGAGACAGTTTTAGAAAAGGACAATAAAGCGTTGTTCCGTGCCACCATCGGTTCAGCACTGGCTGAGAAAGGAGACAAGTCAGCAGCTTTACCCCTTCTAAAAGAATCAATCGAGATCCTGCCTGCGATTCAGGATCCACGTAAAAAAATAATGCTTTATGATGTAATAATAAAATTTCAAGTAAAGCTGGGAGAAGTAAAGCAAGCCCTAGATCTCATTCAAACAGTTGAGCATGAAAATCTGCAACAAATGCTGCTAAGTGAAGTCGTGTCAACTCTGGCTCAGACAGGTGACACAGAACAAGCGATAAAGTTGGCTGAGAAAATTGAAAATCTGCAGTTCAATGGAGATCATCTTTCAAGCATTGCTGAGGCACTGGTGAAAGCAGGTCAATTTGATCAAGCGCTGGCTATAGCACAAGAGATCTCGAGCCCCAGTAAAAAAACGACGGCGCTTGAAAGTATTATTCTTGGGCTGGTGAAGGCGGGAAAGAGTAAACAAGCACTCGAAATTCTAGTGCAGATTGATATGTTTAATGAACGCACTTCATTTCCAAGAAATCTCGCCAAAGCATTTGTTAAGGTGGGAGATCTCAAAAGCGCTTTATTAGTAGCAAATAAATTTAAGGATTTGAACCCAAAGGAATTTTATCTCAGCGAAATCACGAAAACGCTGGCTGAAGAAGGTGAGATCCAGCAAGCACTGGAAGTCACTCAGAAAATGACACAACGGAATATTCAAGGTGCCGCACTCACAAAAGTGGTTTCCGCGCTGGTGAAGATGGGAAAAGAGAAACAAGCTCTGGATGTAGTTCGACAGATAGTGGACGTGGATGCGCATGCATCTGCTATCAATGAATTTGCTTCGGCTGCTAGCAAAGCAGGTAAATACGAGCATGCTCTGGAATTGGTTCAAAGTATTCAGCCCCAGGAACATAACGTATTTTATCTAAAAATGATGGTCAAAAACCTATTCGAGTCAGGAGAAAGGGAACAGGCTTTAGCCATTCTTCAGGATGCCGCAAAAGCCCCTAACGATCCAAAGAACAAATCTGTTTTAAGAGCCAATATAATGATGCTAGCTACAGAGCCTTTTCCTAAAAAAATGACAGACGATTCCGATGACAGAACAGTGTTTCGTATGAAAAAAACTTTCACCCCCCAGGAAAAACAACTAGCTCAACAGATGCTTGAAGTATTTTGA
- a CDS encoding cyclic-phosphate processing receiver domain-containing protein, with product MRIYLDDVRPAPPGWRQVRWPEQAITLLETGNVREISLDDDLGDDTRGTGYDVLLWIEEAVATRDFDPPVIHVHTANPPARNRMLSALVSIQRLTECYCGAD from the coding sequence ATGAGAATCTATCTGGACGATGTACGACCGGCGCCGCCGGGCTGGCGGCAGGTACGCTGGCCTGAGCAAGCGATAACACTTTTAGAGACAGGCAACGTCAGAGAAATCAGTCTGGACGATGATCTGGGCGATGATACACGCGGGACGGGTTACGATGTGCTGCTGTGGATTGAAGAAGCCGTCGCCACGCGCGACTTCGATCCTCCGGTGATTCACGTGCACACCGCCAATCCCCCGGCCCGCAACCGGATGCTTTCAGCCCTTGTTTCAATCCAGCGACTGACCGAGTGTTACTGCGGTGCGGATTGA
- a CDS encoding UbiX family flavin prenyltransferase: protein MSNVVVAITGASGSIYAVRLVEVLMAAGRTVHLTMSPAATYVLKQELGLKIDLEEFDPKQLLPDPSNLPEDSAISKMKNASNEDFALSSVLGESDVKQGELIYHHYQDFMSGIASGSFLTAGMVICPCSMGTLGSIASGACNNLIHRAADVHLKERRKLILVARETPLGLIPLENMVRLTQAGATIMPAAPGFYHNPVTIHDLVDFISGRICDHLGIKHDIHQRWGS, encoded by the coding sequence ATGTCTAACGTTGTCGTTGCAATCACAGGGGCCAGTGGTTCCATTTATGCTGTCCGATTGGTCGAAGTTCTGATGGCAGCCGGACGTACCGTCCACCTTACAATGAGCCCGGCTGCGACTTATGTGTTAAAGCAGGAACTCGGACTCAAGATCGACTTAGAAGAATTCGACCCCAAGCAACTTCTTCCCGATCCTTCGAACCTTCCGGAAGATAGCGCGATCAGCAAAATGAAGAACGCGTCCAACGAAGATTTTGCGCTGAGTTCTGTGCTGGGGGAATCCGATGTGAAACAGGGAGAACTGATTTATCATCATTACCAGGATTTTATGTCGGGTATTGCCAGCGGGTCTTTTTTGACTGCGGGCATGGTGATCTGTCCCTGTTCGATGGGAACCCTGGGAAGTATCGCCTCAGGGGCTTGTAACAACCTGATTCATCGGGCTGCCGATGTGCATTTGAAAGAGCGACGCAAGCTGATTTTGGTAGCCCGCGAAACGCCACTCGGTTTGATTCCGCTGGAGAATATGGTTCGTTTGACGCAAGCCGGTGCGACGATCATGCCGGCTGCGCCTGGCTTTTACCATAATCCGGTTACGATTCATGACTTGGTCGATTTCATTTCAGGGCGGATTTGCGATCATCTGGGAATCAAGCACGACATTCATCAACGCTGGGGCAGCTAG
- a CDS encoding M20 family metallopeptidase, producing MSTGPKHHGRWFRAMTQVSRGVTMTGLDSKLFEQIVSFRRAIHAEPELSWHEYKTSDRIAAFLDELEIPYKRGVAGTGIVAELPGEHDLPFVALRADMDALPIQEETGLPFASQVPGVMHACGHDGHTSMLLGAAALLVQEKHRPAPIRFLFQPAEETGKGAKAMIEAGVLENVALIFGGHLDRHFPAGTVAVTDGPVNASSDQFHIKIQGAGGHAARPHEAIDSVVVGSLLVMALQTIVSREVNPAHPSVVTVGHFQAGSASNVIASSAQLDGSIRAQEQSVREDLQRSIERIARSIGDLHNANIEVTIDLGTPPLSNPPDIAELAREAVRESLGEATLRKLEIANMGGEDFAYYMEEVPGCYVRFGSVLAGKEGYPAHSSRFDFDEQALNVGATYFHAIALAAGRRLLEEGE from the coding sequence ATGAGTACCGGACCCAAACATCATGGGCGATGGTTCCGGGCAATGACACAAGTCAGCAGAGGTGTAACCATGACGGGACTCGATTCGAAACTGTTTGAGCAAATTGTGTCATTTCGACGCGCGATACATGCTGAGCCCGAGTTGAGCTGGCATGAGTATAAAACTTCTGATCGTATCGCAGCGTTTCTAGATGAGTTGGAAATTCCTTACAAACGCGGCGTCGCTGGTACCGGGATTGTGGCAGAACTCCCCGGAGAGCATGATCTTCCCTTTGTCGCGTTGCGTGCCGATATGGATGCGCTGCCGATTCAGGAAGAAACCGGATTACCTTTTGCCTCTCAGGTTCCAGGAGTGATGCATGCCTGCGGACACGATGGCCACACAAGTATGTTGCTCGGAGCGGCCGCGTTATTAGTACAAGAAAAACACCGACCGGCGCCGATTCGATTCCTTTTCCAACCCGCCGAAGAAACCGGAAAAGGGGCAAAAGCGATGATCGAAGCCGGCGTCCTCGAAAATGTCGCCCTGATTTTCGGTGGCCATTTAGATCGACATTTTCCGGCGGGGACCGTGGCAGTCACCGATGGTCCCGTGAATGCATCCAGCGATCAATTTCACATCAAAATCCAAGGTGCGGGTGGACATGCCGCCCGTCCTCACGAAGCCATTGATTCGGTGGTCGTCGGTTCGCTGTTGGTGATGGCGTTACAAACGATTGTTTCCCGGGAAGTCAACCCGGCGCATCCGTCGGTGGTGACAGTCGGTCATTTTCAAGCAGGCTCGGCTTCCAATGTTATCGCCTCGAGTGCCCAGCTCGATGGCTCAATTCGTGCACAGGAGCAGTCTGTTCGCGAAGATCTTCAACGCTCGATTGAACGCATCGCGCGATCGATTGGAGATTTACATAATGCGAACATCGAAGTCACGATTGACCTGGGGACACCACCTCTCTCCAATCCACCGGACATTGCTGAACTGGCCCGGGAAGCAGTACGGGAATCACTGGGAGAAGCGACCCTGCGTAAACTCGAAATCGCCAATATGGGGGGAGAAGATTTCGCGTATTACATGGAGGAAGTACCTGGCTGCTATGTGAGATTCGGAAGCGTGCTGGCAGGGAAAGAAGGATATCCGGCCCATTCCAGCCGCTTTGACTTTGACGAGCAGGCTCTGAATGTGGGCGCAACGTATTTTCACGCTATCGCGCTCGCCGCTGGCCGCCGACTCCTTGAAGAGGGAGAATGA
- the ubiE gene encoding bifunctional demethylmenaquinone methyltransferase/2-methoxy-6-polyprenyl-1,4-benzoquinol methylase UbiE: MNVDKTGSRVQQMFGEIAPRYDFMNHFLSGGVDYYWRWRTVRKVAPAGEAPILDVCTGTGDLAISYLKRTGGKTQVIGADFTHDMLKLALKKNNSEALNFLEADTQQLPFADNQFQIVSVSFGLRNVSDTRQGLKEMIRVCQPGGQVAVLEFSMPTNPLLRAGYQFYFRHILPKMGQLLARNRQSAYNYLPESVSEFPYGKELADLMDECGLQRTRWYPLTFGIATLYVGTKPELSNEGENSVSE, encoded by the coding sequence ATGAATGTAGACAAAACCGGCTCACGTGTGCAGCAGATGTTTGGCGAGATCGCGCCCCGCTATGACTTTATGAATCATTTTCTTTCGGGAGGTGTAGATTATTATTGGCGATGGCGAACGGTGCGGAAAGTGGCACCGGCGGGAGAAGCACCGATTTTGGATGTCTGCACAGGAACCGGTGATCTTGCTATTTCGTATCTCAAAAGGACCGGCGGCAAAACACAAGTCATTGGTGCCGACTTCACGCATGATATGCTGAAGCTGGCTCTGAAGAAAAACAACAGTGAGGCCCTGAATTTTCTTGAAGCAGATACGCAGCAGTTACCGTTTGCCGATAATCAGTTTCAGATCGTCTCTGTTTCATTTGGATTGAGAAATGTATCCGATACCAGACAGGGGCTCAAAGAAATGATTCGCGTTTGTCAGCCTGGGGGTCAGGTTGCCGTACTGGAATTTTCGATGCCCACCAATCCATTACTGCGTGCCGGCTATCAATTTTATTTTCGACATATTTTGCCAAAAATGGGACAATTATTGGCCCGTAACAGACAGTCAGCCTATAACTATCTGCCGGAGTCGGTCTCTGAGTTTCCGTATGGGAAGGAGTTGGCCGATTTGATGGATGAGTGTGGATTACAGAGAACGCGCTGGTATCCGCTCACATTCGGAATTGCCACGCTGTATGTCGGTACGAAACCGGAACTCTCAAATGAGGGGGAGAATTCGGTTTCAGAATGA